A genomic region of Pseudomonas migulae contains the following coding sequences:
- a CDS encoding DUF4879 domain-containing protein, protein MKKRLVTVFGTLIALLLGAQSASAASAAPLTQVKVLKVESPVCGFEDIGEGQEKTRCDHSGPNIKIYVLEVGYGRKAQVGLDGFDVDGTRTPVCAFDNGNLTECTVGRKTVGYLYVFDLAGKQEGTFTFSNTSINAPGNTMSTQLYIK, encoded by the coding sequence ATGAAAAAGCGTCTGGTTACCGTATTTGGAACATTGATTGCCTTGTTGCTGGGGGCGCAAAGCGCTTCGGCGGCCTCGGCGGCGCCGTTGACCCAGGTCAAGGTGCTCAAGGTCGAGTCGCCGGTCTGTGGTTTTGAAGACATTGGCGAGGGGCAGGAGAAAACCCGCTGCGATCACAGCGGGCCGAACATCAAGATCTACGTGCTGGAAGTCGGTTACGGCCGCAAGGCGCAAGTCGGGCTGGACGGATTTGATGTGGACGGCACCCGGACCCCTGTCTGTGCGTTCGATAACGGCAACCTGACCGAGTGCACCGTCGGCAGAAAAACGGTCGGCTACCTGTATGTCTTCGATCTGGCCGGCAAGCAGGAAGGCACCTTCACCTTCAGCAACACGTCCATCAACGCGCCGGGCAACACGATGTCGACCCAGCTTTACATCAAGTAA
- a CDS encoding NCS2 family permease → MLERLFQLKAHNTNVRTEILAGVTTFLAMAYILFVNPSILGETGMDKGAVFVATCLAAAIGSTVMGLIANYPIALAPGMGLNAFFTYTVVLHMGHTWQVALGAVFISAVLFFLLSIFRIREWIINSIPLPLRSAIAAGIGLFLALIALHNAGIVVSNPATMVGLGDLKQPAPILATLGFALIVALEALAVRGAVLIGILVVTIASIALGFTPFGGVMSMPPSLAPTFLQLDIKGALDIGLVSVIFAFLFVDLFDNSGTLIGVAKRAGLMGKDGHMPKMGRALIADSTAAMAGSLLGTSTTTSYIESAAGVSAGGRTGLTAVVVAILFLLALFFSPLAASVPAFATAPALLFVAVLMTSGLAEIDWDDITVAAPVVITALAMPFTYSIANGIAFGFISWTAIKLLSGRGRELNPALVILSILFVIKLGWFNA, encoded by the coding sequence ATGCTGGAAAGGCTGTTTCAACTCAAGGCACACAACACCAACGTGCGGACCGAGATTCTTGCGGGCGTCACGACCTTCCTGGCCATGGCCTACATTCTGTTCGTCAACCCGAGCATCCTCGGCGAGACCGGCATGGACAAGGGCGCGGTGTTTGTCGCGACCTGCCTGGCGGCCGCCATTGGCTCCACGGTGATGGGCCTGATCGCCAACTACCCGATCGCCCTCGCACCGGGCATGGGCCTGAACGCCTTCTTCACCTACACCGTGGTCCTGCACATGGGCCATACCTGGCAAGTGGCACTGGGGGCGGTGTTCATCTCGGCGGTGTTGTTCTTCCTGTTGTCGATCTTCCGCATTCGGGAATGGATCATCAACAGCATCCCGTTGCCGCTGCGTTCGGCGATCGCCGCCGGTATCGGCCTGTTCCTGGCGCTGATCGCCCTGCACAACGCCGGTATCGTGGTCAGCAATCCGGCGACCATGGTCGGCCTCGGTGACCTGAAGCAACCGGCACCGATCCTCGCCACCCTTGGTTTTGCCCTGATCGTTGCCCTCGAGGCTCTGGCCGTACGCGGTGCGGTGCTGATCGGGATTCTGGTTGTGACTATCGCGTCGATTGCCTTGGGTTTCACCCCGTTCGGCGGCGTGATGTCGATGCCGCCATCGCTGGCGCCGACATTCCTGCAACTGGACATCAAGGGTGCACTGGACATCGGTCTGGTCAGCGTGATCTTCGCCTTCCTGTTCGTCGACCTGTTCGATAACTCCGGCACCCTGATTGGCGTCGCCAAGCGCGCCGGCCTGATGGGCAAGGACGGCCACATGCCGAAAATGGGCCGCGCCCTGATCGCTGACAGCACCGCGGCCATGGCCGGTTCGTTGCTGGGTACGTCGACGACCACCAGCTACATCGAATCCGCAGCCGGTGTGAGTGCCGGTGGCCGCACCGGTCTGACGGCCGTTGTGGTGGCGATTCTTTTCCTGTTGGCGCTGTTCTTCTCGCCACTGGCCGCCAGTGTTCCCGCGTTCGCCACGGCACCGGCACTGCTGTTCGTCGCGGTACTGATGACTTCCGGCCTGGCCGAAATAGACTGGGACGACATTACCGTTGCCGCACCGGTCGTGATCACTGCGCTGGCCATGCCGTTCACTTACTCCATCGCCAACGGCATCGCCTTCGGTTTCATTTCCTGGACCGCGATCAAGCTGCTGTCCGGTCGCGGCCGTGAGCTGAACCCGGCGCTGGTGATTCTGTCGATTCTGTTCGTGATCAAGTTGGGTTGGTTCAACGCATGA
- the trmA gene encoding tRNA (uridine(54)-C5)-methyltransferase TrmA produces the protein MTFDSQAYTVQLEEKVSRLRDLLAPFDAPEPAVFDSPLKNFRLRAEFRLWREGGERHYAMFSQEDKRTPILIEEFPIASLRINELMPQLKTAWKASAALSHKLFQVEFLTTLAGDAMITLCYHRPLDEHWHAAATKLAADLNVSVIGRSKGKREVIGHDYVVEKLDVGSRTFSYRQPEGAFTQPNGTVNQKMLNWAYDALGDRPDDLLELYCGNGNFTLPLATRVRKVLATEISKTSVNAALSNLSENAVDNVTLVRLSAEELTEALNEVRPFRRLHGIDLKSYEFGSVFVDPPRAGMDPDTCELTRRFDNILYISCNPETLAANIAQLHDTHRITQCAMFDQFPWTHHMESGVLLTRR, from the coding sequence ATGACTTTTGATTCCCAGGCTTACACCGTTCAGCTCGAAGAAAAGGTCTCGCGCCTGCGTGACCTGCTGGCCCCGTTCGATGCACCGGAACCGGCCGTATTCGATTCACCGCTGAAAAACTTCCGCCTGCGTGCCGAATTCCGCCTGTGGCGCGAAGGTGGCGAGCGTCACTACGCGATGTTTTCCCAGGAAGACAAACGCACGCCGATCCTGATCGAAGAGTTCCCCATTGCCAGCCTGCGCATCAATGAGTTGATGCCACAGCTCAAGACCGCGTGGAAAGCCAGTGCGGCCCTGAGCCACAAGCTGTTTCAGGTGGAGTTCCTGACGACGCTGGCCGGCGATGCAATGATCACCCTGTGCTACCACCGTCCGCTGGACGAACACTGGCACGCGGCGGCCACGAAACTGGCGGCAGACCTGAACGTCAGCGTGATCGGCCGCTCGAAAGGCAAGCGCGAAGTGATCGGTCACGATTACGTGGTCGAGAAACTCGACGTCGGCAGCCGCACCTTCAGTTACCGCCAGCCGGAAGGCGCGTTCACACAGCCCAACGGCACCGTGAACCAGAAGATGCTCAACTGGGCTTACGACGCCCTCGGCGATCGCCCGGACGATTTGCTGGAACTGTATTGCGGCAACGGTAACTTCACCCTGCCGCTTGCGACCCGCGTGCGCAAAGTGCTGGCCACCGAGATCAGCAAGACCTCAGTCAACGCGGCGCTGAGCAACCTCAGCGAAAACGCGGTGGATAACGTCACGCTGGTGCGCCTGTCCGCCGAAGAGCTGACCGAGGCCCTGAACGAGGTCCGCCCGTTCCGTCGCCTGCACGGCATCGACCTCAAGAGCTATGAATTCGGTAGCGTCTTCGTCGACCCGCCTCGCGCCGGTATGGACCCGGACACCTGCGAGTTGACCCGGCGCTTCGACAACATCCTGTACATTTCCTGCAACCCGGAAACCCTGGCGGCCAACATCGCCCAACTGCACGACACCCACCGCATCACCCAATGCGCGATGTTCGATCAGTTCCCGTGGACCCATCACATGGAATCCGGGGTGTTGTTGACCCGGCGTTGA
- a CDS encoding DUF2442 domain-containing protein, whose product MKTIEASTIADRPVTEAVLDVAIRRGQVRNKGGFQVTAVSYLEPCLAVSFIDGSGVLLPVQHYPEFAGFEVEDFADLKVGFSGTALCHEGKDLHVCIAGMISASKPLMDMAASVIASRNGRQSSAAKAEAARANGRKGGRPRKPDVPV is encoded by the coding sequence ATGAAAACGATAGAGGCAAGTACGATCGCGGATCGGCCTGTGACCGAGGCCGTGCTGGATGTAGCCATCCGGCGTGGGCAAGTGCGCAACAAAGGTGGTTTTCAGGTGACGGCCGTTTCCTATTTGGAACCGTGTCTGGCGGTCAGTTTCATTGATGGCAGTGGCGTGCTGCTGCCGGTGCAGCACTATCCGGAATTCGCTGGTTTCGAGGTCGAGGATTTTGCAGACCTGAAAGTCGGCTTTTCCGGAACTGCCCTTTGCCATGAGGGCAAGGATTTGCATGTGTGCATCGCCGGGATGATCTCCGCGAGCAAGCCGCTGATGGACATGGCCGCCTCGGTCATCGCTTCGCGCAATGGTCGCCAAAGCAGTGCCGCCAAGGCCGAGGCAGCACGGGCCAATGGTCGCAAGGGTGGGCGTCCGCGCAAGCCGGATGTCCCCGTTTGA
- a CDS encoding DUF4160 domain-containing protein, protein MKLFSYKGLSMVIMLRDEHCPPHAHVDAGAWSARFKFSFWHNGVELWDVVPHSNRPPAAVLEGLRQALRQPVHLRRARKIWWEKLQTVCLDHQIWDWRTSEVVVVKRIVSATNMIYSACYEPETNKTLLALFGVSEGVEIKL, encoded by the coding sequence ATGAAATTGTTCAGCTACAAAGGGCTTTCAATGGTGATCATGCTGCGCGACGAGCACTGTCCACCACACGCGCATGTGGATGCCGGCGCCTGGAGTGCACGCTTCAAATTCAGCTTTTGGCACAACGGTGTCGAGCTGTGGGATGTGGTTCCTCATTCCAACCGGCCACCTGCCGCCGTGCTGGAGGGCCTGCGTCAAGCACTCCGACAGCCTGTTCATTTGCGTCGCGCCCGCAAGATCTGGTGGGAAAAGCTGCAGACGGTCTGCCTCGATCATCAGATATGGGACTGGCGGACCAGTGAAGTAGTGGTGGTGAAAAGGATTGTCAGTGCGACCAACATGATTTATTCGGCTTGCTATGAGCCCGAGACGAACAAGACCTTGCTGGCGCTGTTTGGCGTTTCGGAGGGCGTGGAGATCAAGTTATGA
- a CDS encoding LysR family transcriptional regulator: MQRTFDDLQLGSIELFCLAAEAGSFTAAALVAGVTPAAVSRSVSRMEERLGVRLFARTTRSVKMTDSGRRYYEECRQALAQLVEAQREVMGQQQEPSGTLRISIPTTYAHHRILPLLPAFRERFPQVKVESHISNRNIDFVGEGYDLAIRVRAIPDSGLIARQLEDAGLVMIASPDYLKRAGTPQTLDDLKQHECIQYDLPSSGRRIAWLFNDDGEQREIQAEGNFSCSDDVLGGVTLAKHGAGLFQTYRFIVEKELADGSLVEILKPYGGRSRPFTLLYPQSRHVPLRLRAFIDFLIEHLPR, from the coding sequence ATGCAGCGAACATTCGACGATCTTCAGCTCGGCAGCATCGAACTGTTTTGCCTCGCCGCCGAAGCCGGCAGCTTTACCGCCGCGGCGCTGGTGGCTGGCGTAACGCCCGCGGCGGTCAGCCGTTCGGTGTCGCGCATGGAGGAACGGCTGGGTGTGCGGTTGTTCGCACGAACCACCCGCAGCGTCAAAATGACCGACAGCGGGCGCCGCTATTACGAGGAATGTCGTCAGGCGCTGGCGCAATTGGTCGAGGCCCAACGCGAAGTGATGGGCCAGCAGCAGGAGCCTTCCGGCACCTTGCGCATCAGCATTCCCACAACGTATGCCCATCACCGGATCCTGCCGTTGCTCCCGGCGTTTCGGGAGCGCTTCCCGCAGGTGAAAGTCGAATCGCACATCAGCAATCGCAACATCGACTTCGTCGGCGAAGGCTATGACCTGGCCATCCGCGTGCGGGCGATTCCGGATTCAGGGCTGATCGCCCGGCAGCTTGAGGACGCGGGACTGGTGATGATTGCCAGTCCTGATTACCTGAAGCGCGCGGGTACTCCGCAAACCCTGGACGACCTCAAACAGCACGAATGCATCCAGTACGATCTGCCCAGCAGCGGCCGGCGAATTGCCTGGTTGTTCAACGACGATGGCGAGCAGCGCGAAATTCAGGCCGAGGGTAATTTCAGCTGTTCCGACGATGTCTTGGGCGGCGTGACGCTGGCCAAACATGGTGCAGGCCTGTTCCAGACCTATCGTTTCATCGTCGAAAAGGAATTGGCCGATGGGTCGCTGGTGGAAATCCTCAAACCTTATGGGGGTCGCTCTCGGCCGTTCACCCTGCTCTATCCACAAAGTCGTCATGTACCGCTTCGGCTGCGCGCGTTTATCGATTTTCTGATTGAGCATTTGCCACGCTAA
- the aroQ gene encoding type II 3-dehydroquinate dehydratase, translated as MKPIVLVLNGPNLNLLGTREPATYGHETLADISALCARAAEEFGLAVEFRQTSHEGELLDWIHAARGRCAGIVINPAAWTHTSVAIRDALVASELPVIEVHLSNVHAREPFRHHSFVSAIATAVMAGFGSHGYRLALEHFGLRLKG; from the coding sequence ATGAAACCTATCGTTCTGGTGCTCAACGGCCCGAACCTGAACCTGCTGGGCACCCGTGAACCGGCGACTTACGGCCACGAAACCCTGGCAGACATTTCAGCGTTGTGCGCACGTGCAGCCGAAGAGTTCGGCCTGGCGGTGGAATTTCGCCAGACCAGCCATGAGGGCGAATTGCTCGACTGGATTCACGCCGCCCGCGGCCGTTGCGCCGGGATCGTTATCAACCCGGCCGCCTGGACCCACACCTCGGTCGCCATCCGTGATGCCCTGGTCGCCAGCGAACTGCCGGTGATCGAAGTCCACCTGTCCAACGTCCACGCCCGCGAACCCTTTCGCCACCACTCCTTCGTTTCGGCCATTGCCACCGCGGTGATGGCCGGTTTCGGCAGCCACGGGTATCGCCTGGCGCTTGAACATTTCGGCCTGCGTTTGAAGGGGTGA
- a CDS encoding shikimate dehydrogenase, which produces MTQNNAVLAGLIGAGIQASRTPALHEHEGDAQGLRYLYRLIDLDQLKLDSDALPDLLLAAEQMSFTGLNITFPCKQTVIPLLDELSPEARGIGAVNTVVLKDGKRIGHNTDCLGFAEGFRRGLQGVAVERVVQMGAGGAGAAVAHALLSEGVRLLSIFDVDISRAQALANNLNQHFGADRAVAGHDLPSTLAQADGLVNTTPMGMKKLPGMPVPVELLRAQLWVAEIVYFPLETELLRNARALGCRTLDGGNMAVFQAVKAFELFSGVVPDAQRMLEHFQSMNG; this is translated from the coding sequence GTGACTCAGAACAACGCTGTACTGGCCGGGCTGATCGGTGCCGGCATCCAGGCTTCCCGTACGCCCGCACTGCATGAGCATGAAGGCGATGCCCAGGGTTTGCGTTATCTCTATCGCCTGATTGACCTCGACCAGCTCAAACTCGACAGCGATGCCCTGCCCGACTTGCTGTTGGCGGCCGAGCAGATGAGTTTCACCGGCCTGAACATCACCTTTCCGTGCAAGCAGACGGTCATCCCTTTGCTCGACGAACTCTCACCGGAAGCCCGCGGCATCGGTGCGGTGAATACGGTGGTGTTGAAGGACGGTAAACGCATTGGCCACAACACCGATTGCCTGGGTTTTGCCGAGGGTTTTCGCCGTGGTTTGCAGGGCGTTGCCGTTGAGCGTGTCGTCCAGATGGGCGCTGGTGGGGCCGGTGCGGCGGTGGCCCACGCGTTATTGAGCGAAGGCGTACGCCTGCTGAGTATTTTCGACGTGGACATCAGTCGCGCTCAGGCGCTGGCGAACAACCTCAATCAGCATTTTGGCGCGGACCGGGCGGTGGCGGGTCATGACCTGCCGAGTACGCTGGCTCAGGCCGACGGGCTGGTCAACACCACGCCCATGGGCATGAAAAAACTGCCGGGCATGCCGGTACCGGTGGAGTTGCTCAGGGCACAGTTGTGGGTGGCGGAGATCGTTTACTTCCCACTGGAAACCGAACTGCTGCGTAACGCCCGCGCCCTGGGTTGCCGGACGCTCGATGGCGGCAACATGGCGGTGTTTCAGGCGGTGAAGGCGTTTGAATTGTTCAGCGGCGTGGTGCCGGACGCGCAGCGGATGCTCGAGCATTTTCAGAGCATGAATGGCTGA
- a CDS encoding TetR/AcrR family transcriptional regulator: MTIISELSVAPDEPMAEPRKSRKNNPEKTRENILQEAIVEFVQQGLSGARVDAIAERIHTSKRMIYYYFGSKEQLYIEVLEKLYGDIRNTENRLHLAELAPVEAIRRLVEFTFDHHDRNVDFVRIVSIENIHNAEFVKRSDAIKAMNNTILDSLGVILRRGAEEGVFRAGLDPLDVHLLISSFCFYRVSNRNTFGEIFQIELADESIKQRHREMICESVLRYLQA, from the coding sequence ATGACAATAATTTCAGAACTCTCCGTAGCGCCCGACGAACCCATGGCCGAGCCGCGCAAGAGTCGCAAGAACAACCCGGAAAAGACCCGCGAGAACATTCTTCAAGAAGCCATTGTCGAGTTCGTCCAGCAGGGACTTTCCGGCGCTCGCGTCGATGCGATCGCCGAGCGCATTCACACCTCCAAACGCATGATCTATTACTACTTCGGCAGTAAGGAACAGCTCTACATCGAGGTGCTGGAGAAGCTCTACGGCGATATCCGCAACACCGAAAACCGCCTGCACCTGGCCGAACTGGCGCCGGTGGAGGCCATTCGGCGACTGGTGGAATTTACCTTCGATCACCATGATCGCAACGTCGATTTCGTGCGCATCGTCAGCATCGAGAACATTCACAACGCGGAATTCGTGAAGCGCTCCGATGCGATCAAGGCGATGAACAACACCATTCTTGATTCACTGGGCGTGATTTTGCGTCGCGGGGCTGAAGAAGGCGTGTTCCGGGCGGGGCTTGATCCGCTGGATGTGCATCTGCTGATCAGCTCGTTCTGCTTCTATCGCGTCTCGAATCGCAACACGTTCGGGGAGATTTTTCAGATCGAGCTGGCAGACGAAAGCATCAAGCAGCGTCATCGGGAAATGATTTGCGAGTCGGTGTTGCGCTACCTGCAGGCCTGA
- the quiC gene encoding 3-dehydroshikimate dehydratase QuiC, producing MQRSIATVSLSGTLPEKLEAIAAAGFDGVEIFENDLLYYDGSPREIRQMCADLGIAITLFQPFRDFEGCRRDRLPRNLERAERKFDLMQELGTDLVLVCSNASADAIGDEQILVDDLRLLAEHAGARGLRIGYEALAWGRHVNTWQQVWNIVRQADHPHLGVLLDSFHTLSLKGDPTAIAEIPGDKIFFVQMADAPILAMDVLEWSRHFRCFPGQGEFDLPGFLAPIIKSGYTGPLSLEIFNDGFRAAPPRANAADGLRSLLYLEEKTRERLAQETQPTACADILFETPKASEYNGIEFLEFAVDESLGAKLAHWLERLGFVKAGQHRSKSVSLMRQGDINLILNSEPYSFAHSFFEAHGPSLCATAVRVKDSVSALARAVAYKGQPYRGLVGPNELELAAVRAPDGSLIYLVDQDADVYGTDFNLHPAAMASGGLKRIDHMAMALPADSLDSWVLFYKSLLDFEADDEVVLPDPYGLVKSRALRSRDSSIRLPLNISENRNTAISHALSSYRGSGVHHIAFDCDDIFAEVSRAKEAGVPLLDIPLNYYDDLAARFDFDDEFLSELAYYNVLYDRDAQGGELFHVYTEPFEGRFFFEIIQRKNGYAGYGAANVAVRLAAMAKSRSGAIRQAKL from the coding sequence ATGCAGCGTTCCATTGCCACCGTTTCCTTGAGCGGTACCCTGCCGGAAAAACTCGAAGCCATTGCCGCCGCCGGTTTCGACGGGGTGGAGATTTTCGAAAACGACCTTCTCTACTACGACGGTAGCCCAAGGGAAATCAGGCAGATGTGCGCCGATCTCGGGATCGCCATCACGCTGTTCCAGCCGTTCCGGGATTTCGAAGGTTGCCGCCGCGATCGCCTGCCACGCAACCTGGAACGGGCCGAACGCAAATTCGACCTGATGCAGGAACTGGGCACCGACCTGGTGCTGGTCTGCAGCAACGCCTCGGCCGACGCCATCGGTGATGAACAGATCCTCGTCGACGACTTGCGCCTGCTGGCCGAACACGCCGGTGCGCGTGGCCTGCGAATCGGTTACGAAGCGTTGGCCTGGGGTCGGCATGTGAACACCTGGCAACAGGTGTGGAACATCGTTCGACAGGCTGACCACCCGCACCTGGGCGTGCTGCTGGACAGTTTCCACACGCTGTCGCTCAAGGGCGATCCAACGGCCATCGCCGAGATCCCCGGCGACAAAATCTTCTTCGTGCAAATGGCCGACGCGCCGATCCTGGCCATGGACGTGCTGGAGTGGAGCCGGCATTTTCGCTGTTTCCCGGGCCAGGGTGAATTCGACTTGCCGGGGTTTCTTGCGCCGATCATCAAGAGTGGTTACACCGGGCCGCTGTCGCTGGAAATTTTCAACGACGGCTTCCGCGCCGCGCCGCCACGAGCCAACGCTGCCGACGGCTTGCGTTCGTTGCTGTACCTGGAAGAGAAAACCCGCGAGCGGCTGGCGCAGGAAACCCAGCCAACGGCTTGCGCCGACATTCTGTTCGAGACCCCCAAGGCCAGCGAATACAACGGCATCGAGTTTCTCGAATTTGCCGTGGACGAAAGCCTTGGCGCCAAACTCGCTCACTGGCTGGAGCGACTGGGCTTCGTCAAGGCGGGGCAACATCGCTCCAAAAGCGTGAGCCTGATGCGTCAGGGCGATATCAACCTGATCCTCAACTCTGAGCCGTACTCGTTTGCCCACAGCTTTTTTGAAGCTCATGGCCCGTCGCTGTGCGCCACCGCCGTGCGGGTCAAGGACAGCGTCAGCGCGCTGGCCCGGGCGGTGGCCTACAAGGGCCAGCCGTATCGCGGGCTGGTCGGCCCCAATGAATTGGAGTTGGCGGCGGTACGTGCACCGGATGGCAGCCTGATTTATCTGGTGGACCAGGACGCCGACGTCTATGGCACCGACTTCAATCTGCATCCGGCCGCCATGGCCAGCGGTGGCCTCAAGCGCATCGACCATATGGCCATGGCGTTGCCGGCCGACAGCCTCGACAGCTGGGTGCTGTTCTATAAGAGCCTGCTGGATTTCGAGGCTGACGACGAAGTGGTGCTGCCGGACCCTTACGGTCTGGTAAAAAGCCGGGCGTTGCGCAGTCGCGACAGCTCGATCCGCTTGCCGCTGAACATTTCCGAGAACCGCAACACCGCGATCTCACACGCACTGTCGAGTTATCGCGGCTCTGGCGTGCATCACATTGCGTTTGATTGCGACGATATCTTTGCCGAAGTCAGCCGCGCCAAGGAGGCAGGTGTACCGTTGCTGGATATCCCGCTCAATTACTACGATGACCTCGCCGCGCGGTTCGATTTCGATGACGAATTCCTCAGTGAGCTCGCCTACTACAACGTGCTCTACGACCGTGATGCCCAGGGTGGCGAGCTGTTCCACGTTTACACGGAGCCGTTCGAAGGGCGTTTTTTCTTTGAAATCATCCAGCGCAAGAATGGTTACGCCGGTTACGGCGCGGCCAACGTGGCAGTACGGCTGGCGGCCATGGCCAAATCCCGCAGTGGCGCCATTCGTCAGGCCAAGTTGTAG
- a CDS encoding MFS transporter yields MTPATGGIGDKIRGAMAVGKTRWGMLALVFFATTLNYIDRAALGVMQPILAKEMSWTAMDYANINFWFQVGYAIGFVLQGRLIDRVGVKRVFFCAVLLWSLATGAHGLATSAVGFMVCRFILGLTEAANYPACVKTTRLWFPAGERAVATGIFNAGTNVGAMFTPMLLPLILHVWGWQAAFLCMAALGGIWLLFWGLKYFNPEEHPSVKQSELDYIQKEVEPEQARVPFSKILRMRGTWAFALAYSMTAPVFWFYLYWLPPFLNQQYNLGINVTQMGIPLIIIYLTADFGSVGGGILSSFLIGRGVNPIKARLMSMLLFACCIIGVIMAAGSSNLWVAVFAISLAIGAHQAWTANIWSLVMDYTPKHMMSTVFGFGGMCAAIGGMFMTQLVGHILTITNNNYTVLFTMIPAMYFIALIWMYFMAPRKIPTVTE; encoded by the coding sequence ATGACTCCTGCCACTGGCGGCATCGGCGACAAGATCCGCGGCGCCATGGCCGTTGGCAAAACCCGTTGGGGCATGCTGGCGCTGGTGTTTTTCGCCACTACCCTGAACTACATCGACCGCGCCGCACTCGGCGTCATGCAGCCCATTCTCGCCAAGGAAATGAGCTGGACGGCGATGGACTACGCCAACATCAACTTCTGGTTTCAGGTCGGCTACGCCATCGGTTTCGTGCTGCAAGGCCGGTTGATCGACAGGGTCGGTGTGAAGCGCGTGTTCTTCTGCGCGGTGCTGCTCTGGAGCCTGGCGACCGGTGCCCACGGCCTGGCCACCTCAGCGGTGGGTTTTATGGTCTGCCGCTTTATCCTCGGGCTGACCGAAGCCGCCAACTACCCGGCCTGCGTGAAAACCACGCGGTTGTGGTTCCCCGCCGGCGAGCGCGCCGTGGCCACCGGCATCTTTAACGCCGGGACCAACGTCGGGGCGATGTTCACGCCGATGCTGCTGCCGCTAATCCTGCACGTGTGGGGCTGGCAAGCCGCGTTTCTGTGCATGGCGGCACTGGGTGGCATCTGGTTGCTGTTCTGGGGCTTGAAGTACTTCAACCCGGAAGAGCACCCGAGCGTCAAACAGTCGGAACTGGACTACATCCAGAAGGAAGTCGAACCGGAACAGGCCCGCGTACCGTTCTCGAAAATCCTGCGCATGCGAGGCACCTGGGCCTTCGCCCTCGCCTACTCGATGACCGCGCCGGTGTTCTGGTTCTACCTGTACTGGCTGCCACCGTTCCTCAATCAGCAATACAACCTGGGCATCAACGTGACCCAGATGGGCATCCCACTGATCATCATTTACCTGACGGCCGACTTCGGCAGTGTCGGCGGCGGCATCCTCTCTTCATTCCTGATTGGCCGCGGGGTCAACCCGATAAAGGCGCGACTGATGTCGATGCTGCTGTTCGCCTGCTGCATCATCGGCGTGATCATGGCCGCCGGTTCAAGCAATCTGTGGGTCGCGGTGTTTGCCATCTCCCTGGCCATCGGCGCGCACCAGGCCTGGACCGCGAACATCTGGAGCCTGGTGATGGACTACACGCCTAAACACATGATGAGTACGGTCTTCGGTTTCGGCGGCATGTGCGCCGCCATCGGCGGGATGTTCATGACCCAGTTGGTCGGCCACATCCTGACCATCACGAACAACAACTACACCGTGCTGTTTACGATGATTCCGGCGATGTACTTCATCGCACTGATCTGGATGTACTTCATGGCGCCGCGCAAGATTCCGACCGTCACTGAGTAA